A single Solidesulfovibrio fructosivorans JJ] DNA region contains:
- a CDS encoding FAD-binding oxidoreductase: MDVALLDALARELGPGFRTDPEALGGAATDDSGIAAAPEAVFFPRNADEISRLLQLADRHGFAVTPRGAGTGLCAGSVATAGGVVVATTAMDRILAIDTANLIAVVEPGVITKTLRDAAAETGLFYPPDPASLATSTMGGNAATNAGGPACVKYGVTRDYVLGATCVLPDGEILETGVATRKGVVGYDLSGLLIGSEGTLGVITELTVKLIPHPREVRAVAALFADARAAVTTVSAIMTSGITPSAVEFMDRACLGLVEELLPLALPDGEPTLLLLEADGDPDEAARDIARIAAICRDAGALALMPADDAARREKLWDIRRQTSTRIHESAPVYLSDDTVVPIARIPELVARLPGLGQRFGMTVYAFGHAGDGNIHVNVTGEDGSRERGLTLLRELVAIVLELGGTMSGEHGIGLAKKPFLDMELSPRSIALQKSIKRLFDPRGVMNPGKIFP, translated from the coding sequence GTGGACGTTGCGCTGCTTGACGCCCTGGCCCGCGAGCTGGGGCCGGGCTTTCGCACGGACCCCGAAGCGCTGGGTGGGGCCGCGACCGATGACTCGGGCATTGCCGCCGCGCCCGAAGCCGTTTTTTTCCCGCGAAACGCCGACGAGATCAGCCGCCTGCTGCAGCTGGCCGATCGCCACGGCTTTGCCGTGACCCCGCGCGGGGCCGGCACCGGGCTTTGCGCCGGCAGCGTGGCCACAGCCGGCGGCGTGGTGGTGGCGACCACGGCCATGGACCGGATCCTCGCCATCGATACGGCCAACCTTATCGCCGTGGTCGAGCCGGGAGTGATCACCAAGACACTTCGCGACGCCGCTGCCGAAACCGGCCTTTTCTATCCCCCCGACCCGGCGAGCCTGGCCACCTCCACCATGGGCGGCAACGCCGCCACCAATGCCGGCGGTCCGGCCTGCGTCAAATACGGCGTCACCCGGGACTATGTGCTCGGCGCGACCTGCGTGCTGCCGGACGGGGAAATCCTCGAGACGGGCGTGGCCACGCGCAAAGGGGTGGTGGGCTACGACCTGAGCGGGCTGCTCATCGGTTCGGAAGGCACCCTTGGCGTCATCACCGAGCTTACCGTCAAGCTCATTCCCCATCCGCGCGAGGTGCGGGCGGTCGCCGCGCTTTTCGCCGACGCCCGCGCCGCCGTGACCACCGTGTCCGCCATCATGACCAGCGGCATCACGCCCTCGGCCGTGGAGTTCATGGACCGGGCCTGCCTGGGGCTCGTGGAGGAACTGTTGCCCTTGGCGCTTCCGGACGGCGAACCGACACTGCTGTTGCTCGAAGCCGACGGCGACCCGGACGAGGCGGCCAGGGACATCGCCCGCATCGCCGCCATCTGCCGCGACGCCGGAGCCCTGGCCCTCATGCCGGCCGACGACGCCGCTAGGCGCGAAAAGCTCTGGGACATCCGCCGCCAGACCTCCACGCGCATCCACGAAAGCGCGCCGGTGTACCTTTCCGACGACACGGTGGTGCCGATCGCCCGCATCCCGGAGCTGGTGGCCCGCCTGCCCGGGCTCGGGCAGCGCTTCGGCATGACGGTGTACGCCTTCGGCCATGCCGGCGACGGCAACATCCACGTCAACGTCACCGGCGAGGACGGCAGCCGCGAGCGCGGCCTGACGCTTTTGCGCGAACTTGTGGCCATCGTCCTCGAACTCGGCGGCACCATGTCCGGCGAGCACGGCATCGGCCTGGCCAAAAAGCCCTTTCTCGACATGGAGCTTTCCCCCCGCTCCATCGCCCTGCAAAAAAGCATAAAACGCCTGTTCGACCCCCGGGGCGTCATGAACCCGGGCAAGATCTTCCCCTAA
- a CDS encoding amino acid ABC transporter permease, with translation MDSFYHFAVSRIIPALNAGLWTSILLIIPSSLLGVAIGVSVGTARVYGPRPLVRVLEWYVSLFRGTPLVVQLYFWYFALPYVSIGGWRCILSPMWASIIGFALCSGAYQSEYIRGGLLSIKRGQLRAAQALGMTPFTTITSVVLPQAFRRALPGCGNEIIYLIKYSSLASIITVSDLTGMGRSLAKATFRNTEVFVVVGVYYLALVTVATLVLRSVEKRLELPGFEAKKD, from the coding sequence ATGGACAGCTTTTATCATTTCGCGGTCAGCCGCATCATCCCGGCGCTCAATGCGGGCCTGTGGACGAGCATCCTCCTCATCATCCCCTCGTCGCTTTTAGGCGTGGCCATCGGCGTGTCCGTGGGCACGGCCCGGGTCTACGGCCCCCGGCCGCTGGTGCGGGTCCTCGAGTGGTACGTGTCCCTTTTTCGCGGCACGCCGCTGGTGGTGCAGCTCTATTTCTGGTACTTCGCCCTGCCCTACGTCTCCATTGGCGGCTGGCGCTGCATCCTGTCGCCCATGTGGGCCTCGATCATCGGATTCGCGCTTTGCAGCGGGGCCTACCAGTCCGAATACATCCGGGGCGGGCTGCTCTCCATCAAGCGGGGCCAGCTGCGCGCCGCCCAGGCCCTCGGCATGACGCCGTTTACCACCATCACCTCCGTCGTCCTGCCCCAGGCCTTCCGCCGGGCCCTGCCCGGCTGCGGCAACGAGATCATCTACCTCATCAAGTATTCCTCGCTCGCCTCCATCATCACGGTCAGCGACCTGACCGGCATGGGCAGAAGCCTGGCCAAGGCCACCTTTCGCAACACCGAGGTTTTCGTGGTGGTCGGCGTCTATTATCTGGCGCTGGTGACCGTGGCCACGCTGGTGCTGCGCTCGGTGGAAAAGCGCCTGGAACTGCCGGGATTCGAAGCCAAAAAGGATTAA
- a CDS encoding amino acid ABC transporter ATP-binding protein, giving the protein MVDQPILRVENIVKTIGGNRILDDVSLTVKRGGLKVLIGPSGAGKSTLLACINFLSPPDSGAITLEGKTIDGKSKRELLALRQQVGMIFQDFNLFDHLSAMENVRVALIKVKGMDKRAATARAMEELARVGLADKPSLYPAQLSGGQKQRVSVARALALDPKVLLLDEPTSALDPELIGEVLTVIRDLADEGMTMIMATHQISFSAALADEFLFMEQGRIVERGAPSVLLAHGSGSRTQSFCAKLSELAGEATCELASPAV; this is encoded by the coding sequence ATGGTTGACCAGCCCATTTTGCGCGTCGAAAACATCGTCAAGACCATCGGCGGGAACCGCATCCTCGACGACGTGTCCCTTACCGTCAAAAGGGGCGGACTCAAGGTGCTCATCGGCCCCTCGGGCGCGGGCAAATCCACGCTGCTTGCCTGCATCAACTTCCTCTCCCCGCCCGACTCCGGCGCCATTACCCTCGAAGGCAAGACCATCGACGGCAAAAGCAAGCGCGAACTGCTCGCCCTGCGCCAGCAGGTCGGCATGATCTTTCAGGATTTCAACCTGTTCGACCACCTCTCCGCCATGGAGAACGTGCGCGTGGCCTTGATCAAGGTCAAGGGCATGGACAAGCGCGCCGCCACCGCGCGGGCCATGGAGGAACTGGCCCGGGTGGGCCTTGCCGACAAACCCTCGCTCTACCCGGCCCAGCTTTCCGGCGGCCAGAAGCAGCGGGTGTCCGTGGCCCGGGCGCTCGCCCTCGACCCCAAGGTGCTGCTTCTCGACGAGCCCACGTCGGCCCTCGATCCGGAGCTTATCGGCGAGGTGCTCACGGTCATCCGGGACCTGGCCGACGAGGGCATGACCATGATCATGGCCACGCACCAGATCAGTTTTTCGGCCGCCCTGGCCGACGAGTTCCTCTTCATGGAACAGGGGCGCATCGTGGAGCGCGGCGCGCCTTCGGTGCTGCTCGCCCATGGCTCGGGCAGCCGCACCCAGTCGTTTTGCGCCAAGCTCAGCGAACTTGCCGGCGAAGCCACCTGCGAACTCGCCTCCCCGGCCGTCTGA
- a CDS encoding amino acid ABC transporter permease has translation MDGYVKAGLAIWEALPYILGGIWWTAGLIIGAMALGLLLGIPLAVAHVYGGKPMRRFVSAYIWLFRGIPILVQLYLFYFGIMAYLSQLPALSFLPLSSGFLSAVLVLGLTSAAYQSQIFRGAIQSLPPGQLKAARALGMSDAVAIRAIILPQALRLAIPAWSNEYSILLKDSALAFTIGVLEVMSRTRSVAALTHQPLPLSLLAGALFFFLTWAGIKALKRLEAKVRIPGYAHQGSL, from the coding sequence ATGGACGGTTACGTCAAGGCGGGGCTCGCCATCTGGGAAGCCCTCCCCTATATCCTGGGCGGCATCTGGTGGACGGCTGGGCTTATCATCGGCGCCATGGCGCTGGGCCTTCTCCTCGGCATTCCCCTGGCCGTGGCCCACGTCTACGGCGGCAAGCCCATGCGCCGTTTCGTTTCGGCCTACATCTGGCTTTTTCGCGGCATCCCCATCCTGGTGCAGCTCTACCTTTTTTACTTCGGCATCATGGCCTATCTGAGCCAGCTTCCGGCCCTATCCTTTCTCCCCCTTTCCTCGGGGTTTCTGTCCGCCGTGCTGGTTTTGGGCCTGACCAGCGCCGCCTACCAGTCCCAGATTTTCCGGGGCGCGATTCAAAGCCTGCCGCCGGGACAGCTCAAGGCCGCCCGGGCGCTCGGCATGAGCGACGCCGTCGCCATCCGCGCCATCATCCTGCCCCAGGCGCTGCGCCTGGCCATTCCGGCCTGGTCCAACGAGTATTCCATCCTGCTTAAAGACTCGGCCCTGGCCTTTACCATAGGCGTGCTCGAAGTCATGTCCCGCACACGGTCGGTGGCGGCCCTCACCCACCAGCCGCTGCCCCTTTCCCTTTTGGCCGGGGCGCTCTTTTTCTTTCTCACCTGGGCCGGCATCAAGGCCCTCAAACGCCTCGAGGCCAAGGTGCGCATCCCCGGATACGCGCACCAGGGATCATTGTAG
- a CDS encoding ABC transporter substrate-binding protein produces MRKRLGLLLAALAVFVLCFGGLAAAEEKVYINGIDFGFPPFGYVDKDGKPTGFDVESLNWIAKKMGFKVKHQPMDWDGIIPALLAKKIDIVASGMSATAERAKKVDFSIPYYEVTQVLLVPEKDKTTLAEMLKSGKKIGVQRGTVTAKLLEELVTKPGYKFEVVPYDSTDLSIEDVKIGRIAGSGMDSTIAKEVMKNPGFKIAGTFDAKPEKYGYAMRKEDKEFQKKINDGLKLLMADPYWKELKAKYGL; encoded by the coding sequence ATGCGCAAGCGTCTTGGCCTTCTTCTGGCCGCCCTGGCCGTCTTCGTCCTGTGCTTCGGCGGTCTGGCCGCGGCGGAGGAGAAAGTCTACATCAACGGCATCGATTTCGGCTTTCCCCCGTTCGGCTACGTGGACAAGGACGGCAAGCCCACCGGCTTCGACGTCGAGTCGCTCAACTGGATCGCCAAGAAAATGGGCTTCAAGGTCAAACACCAGCCCATGGATTGGGACGGCATCATCCCGGCGCTTCTGGCCAAAAAAATCGACATCGTCGCCTCGGGCATGAGCGCCACGGCCGAGCGCGCCAAGAAAGTCGACTTCTCCATCCCCTACTACGAGGTCACCCAGGTCCTGCTGGTCCCGGAAAAGGACAAGACCACCCTGGCCGAGATGCTCAAGTCCGGCAAGAAGATCGGCGTGCAGCGCGGCACGGTCACGGCCAAGCTGCTTGAAGAGCTGGTCACCAAGCCCGGCTACAAGTTCGAGGTCGTGCCCTACGACTCCACGGACCTGTCCATCGAGGACGTGAAGATCGGCCGCATCGCCGGCTCCGGCATGGACAGCACCATCGCCAAGGAAGTCATGAAGAACCCCGGCTTCAAGATCGCCGGCACCTTCGACGCCAAGCCGGAAAAGTACGGCTACGCCATGCGCAAGGAAGACAAGGAATTCCAGAAGAAGATCAATGACGGGCTCAAGCTCCTCATGGCCGATCCCTACTGGAAGGAACTCAAGGCCAAGTACGGCCTGTAA